A genomic segment from Planktothrix sp. FACHB-1365 encodes:
- a CDS encoding 2OG-Fe(II) oxygenase, translating into MLSNSEYNIQFDKIFSQALDLVNSSLNQPDIPYNERLNAALKVLEIGILSSQQKQLNSLLPEVIPSSDISPDPFLQNQQTEAIILNPDYVQLDNFLSEEDYQKLLKMTLANQDKFFPSEVINNESKYRESYILLPQHFVEFHELLTHQLLSVRPNVMQQLQMPMFLVSHLEMQITAHLQGGYYKIHQDVDAGKAANRRLTYVYYFYQEPKGFYGGDLRLYETKIQDNQSLIQERFNQIEPRNNSIIFFDSRCKHEVLPVYCPSQNFADSRFALNGWIHA; encoded by the coding sequence ATGTTATCCAATTCAGAATATAATATACAATTTGATAAGATTTTTAGTCAAGCTTTAGATTTGGTAAATTCTAGCCTTAATCAACCTGATATTCCTTACAATGAAAGGCTAAACGCAGCTTTAAAAGTATTAGAGATTGGAATATTATCATCACAACAAAAGCAGTTGAATTCATTGTTACCCGAAGTTATCCCTTCTTCAGATATTTCTCCTGATCCTTTCTTGCAAAATCAACAAACAGAAGCCATTATTTTAAATCCAGATTATGTACAACTAGATAACTTTTTATCAGAGGAGGATTATCAGAAACTTTTAAAGATGACGCTTGCTAATCAAGACAAATTCTTTCCGTCGGAAGTAATTAATAATGAATCAAAATATCGGGAATCTTATATTTTACTTCCTCAACACTTTGTGGAGTTCCATGAACTGCTGACTCATCAACTTCTCTCCGTTAGACCCAATGTCATGCAGCAATTACAAATGCCGATGTTTTTAGTGTCCCATTTAGAAATGCAAATCACGGCGCATTTACAGGGGGGATATTATAAAATTCATCAAGATGTGGATGCCGGAAAAGCTGCCAATCGAAGATTAACCTATGTTTATTATTTTTATCAAGAACCTAAAGGCTTTTATGGGGGAGACTTAAGATTATATGAAACTAAAATTCAAGACAATCAATCTCTAATTCAAGAACGATTTAATCAAATTGAACCGCGCAATAATAGTATTATCTTTTTTGATAGTCGTTGTAAGCATGAAGTGTTACCCGTTTATTGTCCCTCTCAAAATTTTGCGGATAGTCGATTTGCCCTGAATGGTTGGATTCATGCTTGA